The Panicum hallii strain FIL2 chromosome 9, PHallii_v3.1, whole genome shotgun sequence genome has a window encoding:
- the LOC112872983 gene encoding protein TIFY 11d-like: protein MAAASGKSRFAVTCALLRQYMREHRGQMDDLAGLFQAPALPVAPEENDDERIMQLFPIRAAVAKPAQERPEMKKQASMAIFYEVPHQVDDAQMRAASLHRFLRKRKVRISDTNPNRNEDSTPAKKQKDAAAGKPFQDVPDPAWLRL, encoded by the exons ATGGCCGCCGCTTCCGGCAAGAGCAGGTTCGCCGTCACGTGCGCGCTCCTGCGGCAGTACATGAGGGAGCACCGGGGGCAGATGGATGACCTCGCCGGCTTGTTCCAGGCGCCAGCGCTCCCGGTGGCGCCCGAGGAGAACGACGACGAGAGGATCATGCAGCTATTCCCCATCCGCGCCGCCGTGGCGAAGCCGGCCCAGGAGAG GCCGGAGATGAAGAAGCAGGCCTCCATGGCCATCTTCTACGAGGTTCCTCATCAAGTAGACGATGCACAGATGAGGGCGGCGTCGCTGCATAGGTTCCTCAGGAAGAGGAAGGTCAG GATCAGCGACACCAACCCTAACCGCAACGAGGACTCGACGCCGGCGAAGAAGCAGAAAGACGCCGCTGCAGGCAAGCCCTTCCAGGACGTGCCTGATCCCGCGTGGCTCCGGCTTTGA
- the LOC112872982 gene encoding protein TIFY 11d-like produces the protein MAGAGPGRRSRFAATCALLRQYMREKESQRQVRIGNLARVLQAPPPTPVAPQESDERTMQLFPVPVHATAAMAQPPAYQERPEAAGKTPMTIFYGGQVMLFDHIPAEKANEVMHMAGSSVNAPPAEKVVVDVPEASEPSAGVDQQTIARKASLQRFLQKRKRRIGGNNPDDHNEDAAPAKKMDAGGNGKRMEDVPDALWLRL, from the exons ATGGCCGGCGCCGGACCCGGGAGGCGGAGCAGGTTCGCCGCGACGTGCGCGCTGCTGCGGCAGTACATGAGGGAGAAGGAGAGTCAGCGCCAGGTGCGCATAGGGAACCTCGCCCGCGTGCTCCAGGCGCCACCGCCGACCCCGGTGGCGCCCCAGGAGAGCGACGAGAGGACCATGCAGCTCTTCCCCGTCCCCGTGCACGCTACCGCTGCCATGGCTCAGCCGCCAGCCTACCAGGAGAG GCCGGAAGCGGCGGGGAAGACTCCCATGACCATCTTCTACGGGGGCCAGGTAATGTTGTTCGACCACATCCCCGCGGAGAAGGCCAACGAGGTGATGCACATGGCGGGGTCGTCGGTGAACGCCCCGCCGGCGGAGAAGGTAGTGGTGGACGTGCCGGAGGCCAGCGAGCCATCGGCGGGGGTCGACCAGCAAACCATTGCAAGGAAGGCGTCGCTGCAGAGGTTCCTCCAGAAGAGGAAGCGCAG GATCGGCGGCAACAACCCTGATGACCACAACGAGGACGCGGCGCCGGCCAAGAAGATGGACGCCGGAGGGAACGGCAAGCGCATGGAGGACGTGCCTGATGCCCTGTGGCTCAGGCTCTGA